A genomic window from Vitis riparia cultivar Riparia Gloire de Montpellier isolate 1030 chromosome 16, EGFV_Vit.rip_1.0, whole genome shotgun sequence includes:
- the LOC117933908 gene encoding transcription factor MYB80-like produces the protein MGSVLGLRKGAWTPEEDEKLTKYMERYGKSRPWREVPNIAGLNRSRSSCISRWTNYLRPGIKRGNFSPDEENIIIRLHSVHGNRWALIAKQLPGRTDSHIKNYWNTRLKKKLAKKDIPPATQTPLLQTLEAAADISDFCANYIRGYAKRLNSDAWLPNPHLHGVGFFSAAAAGALPGQPLPAVADWLTSTAAYLRGCAVGSQSDAQLPNLHSLHNPVVQQGFGDITPDPEATGGLIPDPKVYNNYAADLGYLSGNVPNAGSTPALMVSESSVRSMTNQVENVITPPPEEIFPSEAWLEVLLPGETGETIDSFGGDIAPV, from the exons ATGGGATCGGTTCTAGGCCTGCGA AAGGGGGCATGGACTCCTGAAGAAGATGAGAAACTAACTAAATACATGGAGAGATATGGTAAGTCTAGACCGTGGAGAGAGGTCCCAAATATTGCGGGGCTGAACAGGTCTCGGAGCAGTTGTATATCCAGGTGGACCAACTATCTGAGGCCCGGCATCAAGCGAGGGAACTTCTCTCCGGATGAAGAAAATATCATCATCAGACTTCATTCTGTTCATGGCAACAG GTGGGCACTTATAGCCAAACAACTTCCGGGCCGGACTGACAGTCATATCAAGAACTATTGGAACACTCGTTTGAAGAAGAAGCTTGCTAAAAAGGATATTCCCCCTGCCACTCAGACACCATTGTTACAAACGTTAGAAGCTGCTGCTGATATTTCGGATTTTTGTGCGAACTACATAAGGGGCTACGCCAAGAGGTTGAATTCAGATGCATGGCTACCCAATCCTCACCTCCATGGAGTTGGTTTCTTTTCAGCAGCCGCTGCGGGGGCTCTCCCCGGTCAACCGTTACCCGCAGTTGCTGATTGGTTGACTTCTACTGCGGCTTATCTAAGGGGCTGTGCCGTGGGCTCGCAGTCAGATGCACAGCTACCCAATCTTCACTCGCTGCATAATCCAGTAGTGCAGCAGGGCTTCGGCGACATTACACCCGATCCTGAGGCTACGGGGGGTCTGATTCCTGACCCAAAAGTTTACAACAACTATGCAGCCGATCTTGGCTATTTGTCTGGGAATGTTCCAAATGCAGGTTCGACTCCTGCACTGATGGTTTCAGAGTCATCGGTGCGCTCTATGACTAATCAAGTGGAAAACGTGATCACCCCACCACCTGAAGAGATCTTCCCTTCGGAAGCCTGGCTAGAAGTACTTCTCCCTGGGGAGACTGGTGAGACTATTGACTCTTTTGGCGGAGACATTGCACCCGTGTAG